A genome region from Crossiella equi includes the following:
- a CDS encoding bifunctional metallophosphatase/5'-nucleotidase encodes MTFPLIRRAGVLAAATLAVTGLTAGTAAATPAGWGSTDVRLIAFNDFHGNLEPPAGSSGRITLSDGKTVDAGGAAFFATHLKTLRGQVRNSVVLSAGDNVGASPTTSALFHDEPTIEFLNSMGVAASAVGNHELDEGYAELQRMQRGGCHPTDGCQFRDRFRGARFPILAANMTWEKSGAPAALPFTITFAGGVPVGVIGVPLKDLPSVVSAEAIKGLKFGDEVEAINRTANTLDRFGVKAIAVLLHQGDNTEGGGPNDCRTTPGPARAIAEKASAKVDVIFTGHSHQQYVCSINDPAGNPRPVLQGASFGRILSSVDAKVDWRTRDLVRSSVKAFNTVVTRDVTPDAKTTALIEEAKTKAAPIANRPVGSITADLPRTAAPSGESPLGNVIADSQLEATKTAGAQLALMNPGGVRTDLTFASSPAGEGNGVVTYGEAYAVQPFGNILQTITLTGTQLKAVLEQQWQTGPGGAVVTRVLQPSSTLTYAWSASAALGSKVSDLKVAGTPVDPAGKYRVTVNNFLSGGGDGFTELAKGTELVGGAIDLDAFTGYLGAHPNLAPPATNRVTAKP; translated from the coding sequence ATGACCTTTCCCCTGATCCGCCGGGCGGGGGTGCTCGCGGCCGCCACCCTCGCGGTCACCGGGCTCACCGCGGGCACCGCGGCGGCCACCCCAGCCGGCTGGGGCAGCACGGACGTGCGGCTGATCGCCTTCAACGACTTCCACGGCAACCTGGAGCCGCCCGCCGGGTCCTCCGGGCGCATCACGCTCTCCGACGGCAAGACCGTCGACGCGGGCGGTGCGGCCTTCTTCGCCACGCACCTGAAGACCCTGCGCGGCCAGGTGCGCAACTCGGTTGTGCTCTCCGCCGGTGACAACGTCGGCGCCTCGCCGACCACCTCGGCGCTCTTCCACGACGAGCCGACCATCGAGTTCCTGAACAGCATGGGTGTCGCGGCCTCCGCCGTGGGCAACCACGAGCTGGACGAGGGCTACGCGGAGCTCCAGCGCATGCAGCGCGGCGGCTGCCACCCGACCGACGGGTGCCAGTTCCGCGACCGCTTCCGGGGCGCGCGCTTCCCGATCCTGGCCGCGAACATGACCTGGGAGAAGTCCGGGGCACCGGCCGCGCTGCCGTTCACCATCACCTTCGCCGGCGGCGTGCCGGTGGGCGTGATCGGCGTCCCGCTGAAGGACCTGCCGAGCGTGGTCTCCGCCGAGGCGATCAAGGGCCTGAAGTTCGGCGACGAGGTCGAGGCGATCAACCGGACCGCGAACACGCTGGACCGCTTCGGCGTGAAGGCGATCGCGGTGCTGCTGCACCAGGGCGACAACACCGAGGGCGGCGGCCCGAACGACTGCCGCACCACGCCCGGCCCGGCGCGCGCGATCGCGGAGAAGGCCTCGGCCAAGGTCGACGTGATCTTCACCGGGCACAGCCACCAGCAGTACGTCTGCTCGATCAACGACCCGGCGGGCAACCCGCGGCCGGTGCTCCAGGGCGCCTCGTTCGGCCGCATTCTGTCCTCGGTGGACGCCAAGGTCGACTGGCGCACCCGGGACCTCGTGCGGTCCTCGGTCAAGGCGTTCAACACCGTGGTGACCAGGGACGTCACCCCGGACGCCAAGACCACCGCCCTGATCGAGGAGGCCAAGACCAAGGCCGCCCCGATCGCCAACCGCCCGGTCGGCTCGATCACCGCGGACCTGCCGCGCACCGCCGCGCCCTCCGGCGAGTCGCCGCTGGGCAACGTGATCGCGGACTCCCAGCTGGAGGCCACCAAGACCGCGGGCGCGCAGCTGGCCCTGATGAACCCGGGCGGCGTGCGCACCGACCTGACCTTCGCCTCCTCCCCCGCCGGTGAGGGCAACGGCGTGGTCACCTACGGCGAGGCCTACGCGGTCCAGCCCTTCGGCAACATCCTGCAGACCATCACGCTGACCGGCACGCAGCTCAAGGCGGTGCTGGAGCAGCAGTGGCAGACCGGCCCGGGCGGCGCGGTGGTGACCAGGGTGCTCCAGCCCTCCAGCACGCTGACCTACGCCTGGTCGGCCTCGGCGGCGCTGGGCAGCAAGGTCAGCGACCTCAAGGTCGCGGGCACCCCGGTCGACCCGGCGGGCAAGTACCGCGTGACGGTGAACAACTTCCTCAGCGGCGGTGGCGACGGCTTCACCGAGCTGGCCAAGGGCACCGAGCTGGTCGGCGGCGCGATCGACCTGGACGCCTTCACCGGCTACCTGGGCGCGCACCCGAACCTGGCGCCCCCGGCGACCAACCGGGTCACCGCCAAGCCCTGA
- a CDS encoding MarR family winged helix-turn-helix transcriptional regulator, translated as MRDAVDKIIEQWAREKPGFDVAPIGVVGRTARLHSLLDKGIGENFARFGLVQWEYDVLVTLRRAGAPHRLTVSQLLASMMVSSGTMTHRVDRLAARGLLVREPDPADRRGVLVRLTEEGLDLAERVLEPHIETERRLLAGLTASEQEQLAGLLRKALISLEGPAPE; from the coding sequence GTGCGCGATGCCGTGGACAAGATCATCGAGCAGTGGGCGCGGGAGAAGCCGGGCTTCGACGTGGCCCCGATCGGGGTGGTCGGCCGCACCGCGCGGCTGCACTCCTTGCTGGACAAGGGGATTGGCGAGAACTTCGCCCGGTTCGGCCTGGTGCAGTGGGAGTACGACGTGCTGGTCACCCTGCGCCGCGCGGGCGCCCCGCACCGCCTGACCGTCAGCCAGCTGCTGGCCTCGATGATGGTCAGCTCCGGCACCATGACCCACCGCGTGGACCGGCTGGCCGCGCGTGGCCTGCTGGTGCGCGAACCCGACCCGGCGGACCGCCGCGGTGTGCTGGTCCGGCTCACCGAGGAGGGCCTGGACCTGGCCGAGCGCGTGCTGGAACCGCACATCGAGACCGAGCGGCGGCTGCTGGCCGGGCTGACCGCGAGCGAGCAGGAGCAGCTGGCCGGGCTGCTGCGCAAGGCGCTGATCTCGTTGGAGGGACCGGCCCCGGAATGA
- a CDS encoding endonuclease/exonuclease/phosphatase family protein yields MRHTPVLAIVLALAGGVLAPQAQASPGGVRFATFNASLNRTAEGELLTHLATPDNEQARKVAEVIQRNRPDVVLVNEFDYVGDNRAADLFRTNYLEKGQQGARPISYPYAYTAPVNTGVPSGFDLNNDGKVGGGDDAFGFGLFPGQYGMLVLSKFPIDTARVRTFQKFRWADMPGAALPEGWYSPEELGVLRLSSKSHWDLPLRIGRRTVHFLVSHPTPPTFDGPEDRNGRRNHDEIRLWADYVTPGKGGYLYDDQGRRGGLAPGESFVLAGDQNADPVDGDSYRSAIRQLLTAPRVLDPKPGSLGAIEAARVQGGANEGQKGAPYLDTGDFNDKAPGNLRIDYVLPSRPLFPLATGVFWPTARSPLARLNDTSDHHLVWLDVLA; encoded by the coding sequence ATGCGTCACACGCCGGTGCTCGCGATCGTGCTGGCACTGGCGGGCGGGGTGCTCGCGCCGCAGGCCCAGGCCAGCCCAGGCGGGGTCCGCTTCGCCACGTTCAACGCCTCGCTCAACCGGACCGCCGAGGGTGAGCTGCTCACACACCTGGCCACGCCGGACAACGAGCAGGCCCGCAAGGTTGCCGAGGTCATCCAGCGCAACCGCCCGGACGTCGTGCTCGTCAACGAGTTCGACTACGTGGGCGACAACCGCGCCGCGGACCTGTTCCGCACGAACTACCTGGAGAAGGGCCAGCAGGGCGCCCGCCCGATCAGCTACCCCTACGCCTACACCGCCCCGGTCAACACCGGTGTGCCCTCCGGCTTCGACCTGAACAACGACGGCAAGGTCGGCGGCGGGGACGACGCGTTCGGCTTCGGCCTGTTCCCCGGCCAGTACGGCATGCTCGTGCTGTCGAAGTTCCCCATCGACACCGCGCGGGTGCGCACGTTCCAGAAGTTCCGCTGGGCGGACATGCCCGGCGCGGCGCTGCCCGAGGGCTGGTACTCGCCGGAGGAGCTGGGCGTGCTGCGCCTGTCCTCGAAGTCGCACTGGGACCTGCCGCTGCGGATCGGCCGCCGCACGGTGCACTTCCTGGTCTCGCACCCCACCCCGCCCACCTTCGACGGCCCCGAGGACCGCAACGGCCGCCGCAACCACGACGAGATCCGGCTGTGGGCCGACTACGTCACCCCGGGCAAGGGCGGCTACCTCTACGACGACCAGGGCCGTCGCGGCGGCCTGGCGCCGGGCGAGAGCTTCGTGCTGGCCGGTGACCAGAACGCCGACCCGGTGGACGGCGACTCCTACCGGTCCGCGATCCGCCAGCTGCTCACCGCGCCGCGCGTCCTGGACCCCAAGCCGGGCAGCCTGGGCGCGATCGAGGCCGCACGCGTGCAGGGCGGTGCCAACGAGGGCCAGAAGGGCGCCCCGTACCTGGACACCGGCGACTTCAACGACAAGGCCCCGGGCAACCTGCGCATCGACTACGTGCTGCCCTCGCGCCCGCTGTTCCCGCTGGCCACGGGTGTGTTCTGGCCCACCGCGCGCTCTCCGCTGGCCCGCCTGAACGACACCTCCGACCACCACCTGGTCTGGCTGGACGTCCTGGCCTGA
- the ypfJ gene encoding KPN_02809 family neutral zinc metallopeptidase, with product MRFNEDAELDTSQVEDLGSSGGGVGGRVLVGGGGVSLVGILIWFLMSQFGGGGTLPSTPGSASGFDAVRPNQPASDSRLAERCRTGADANRNQECAAVASINSIQGFWQDQFARSGKTYRKATTNFFSGAVNTRCGNADSSVGPFYCPADSEVYIDLSFFTDLRQRFGAAGGTFVEAYVLAHEYGHHVQNLLGTSAQVRGNATGPASGSVRLELQADCYAGAWANHASTVPNSSGKPLITEITDDDVNRALDAAARIGDDFIQSQLAGRKPDPSQFSHGTSKQRQKWFTTGLRSGNPASCNTFDRNVDLG from the coding sequence GTGCGTTTCAACGAGGACGCCGAACTTGATACCTCCCAGGTCGAGGACCTGGGCAGCTCCGGCGGCGGGGTTGGCGGCCGGGTGCTGGTCGGCGGTGGCGGTGTCAGCCTGGTCGGGATCCTGATCTGGTTCCTGATGTCGCAGTTCGGCGGGGGCGGCACGCTGCCCAGCACGCCCGGCTCGGCCTCCGGGTTCGACGCGGTGCGCCCGAACCAGCCCGCCAGCGACAGCAGGCTGGCCGAGCGGTGCCGCACCGGCGCGGACGCCAACCGCAACCAGGAGTGCGCGGCGGTGGCCTCGATCAACTCGATCCAGGGCTTCTGGCAGGACCAGTTCGCGCGCTCGGGCAAGACCTACCGCAAGGCGACGACGAACTTCTTCTCCGGCGCGGTGAACACCCGCTGCGGCAACGCCGACTCCTCGGTCGGCCCGTTCTACTGCCCGGCCGACAGCGAGGTCTACATCGACCTGAGCTTCTTCACCGACCTGCGGCAGCGCTTCGGGGCGGCGGGCGGCACGTTCGTGGAGGCCTACGTGCTCGCGCACGAGTACGGCCACCACGTGCAGAACCTGCTCGGCACGTCCGCGCAGGTCCGGGGCAACGCGACCGGGCCGGCCTCCGGTTCGGTGCGGCTGGAGCTGCAGGCCGACTGCTACGCCGGGGCCTGGGCCAACCACGCCTCGACGGTGCCCAACTCCTCCGGCAAGCCGCTGATCACCGAGATCACCGACGACGACGTGAACCGGGCCCTGGACGCGGCCGCCCGGATCGGGGACGACTTCATCCAGTCCCAGCTGGCCGGGCGCAAGCCGGACCCGAGCCAGTTCAGCCACGGCACGTCCAAGCAGCGGCAGAAGTGGTTCACCACCGGCCTGCGCTCGGGTAACCCGGCCTCGTGCAACACCTTCGACCGGAATGTGGACCTCGGCTAG
- a CDS encoding GNAT family N-acetyltransferase: MDPWPLRHLVLRTPRLELRPDDDESLHELAELVTRGVHPPGEMPFISPWTELPPGELERGVFQFRWLHRARFKPEEWNISFTVRHEGRVIGSQDLSAKDFAIRREVRSGSWLGLAHQGQGFGTEMRAAVLAFAFDHLGATTAGSEAFSDNARSLGVSRRLGYRENGIRTVIRKGEAATEIGLRLTREEFRRPDWTVQVEGLDGCRSMLGI; the protein is encoded by the coding sequence ATGGACCCATGGCCGCTGAGACACCTGGTTCTGCGCACGCCGCGCCTGGAACTGCGCCCGGACGACGACGAGAGCCTGCACGAGCTGGCCGAGCTCGTCACCCGGGGCGTGCACCCGCCGGGGGAGATGCCGTTCATCTCGCCGTGGACCGAGCTGCCGCCCGGTGAGCTGGAGCGGGGTGTGTTCCAGTTCCGCTGGCTGCACCGCGCCCGGTTCAAGCCCGAGGAGTGGAACATCAGCTTCACCGTCCGGCACGAGGGCCGGGTCATCGGCAGCCAGGACCTCAGCGCCAAGGACTTCGCCATCCGCCGCGAGGTGCGCAGCGGCTCCTGGCTCGGCCTGGCCCACCAGGGCCAGGGCTTCGGCACCGAGATGCGCGCGGCCGTGCTGGCCTTCGCCTTCGACCACCTCGGCGCCACGACCGCCGGTTCGGAGGCCTTCTCCGACAACGCCCGCTCGCTGGGCGTCAGCCGCAGGCTCGGCTACCGCGAGAACGGCATCCGCACGGTGATCCGCAAGGGCGAGGCGGCCACCGAGATCGGCCTGCGCCTGACCCGGGAGGAGTTCCGCCGCCCGGACTGGACCGTCCAGGTCGAGGGCCTGGACGGCTGCCGGAGCATGCTCGGCATCTAG
- a CDS encoding NAD(P)H-quinone oxidoreductase, which translates to MYAISIREPGGPDVLRWAPRPDPEPGPGEVVIDIAAAAVNRADLLQRQGFYPPPPGVTSVLGLECSGRIAKIGKGVTGWQVGDEVCALLAGGGYAERVSVPAVQVLPVPKGVDLVTAAGLPEVTCTVWSNVVMLAGLKEGELFLAHGGAGGIGTCAIQIGKALGATVAVTAGTPEGLHECARLGADLTVNYREQDFVEVVKQATGGRGADVVLDNMGAAYLARNIDVLAAGGRLVVIGMQGGRKAELDLSKLLAKRASVAATGLRGRPVDGPGSKAEVVADVRARLWPLVEQGKVTVVEHARVPMQEAGKAHEMLEAGGVVGKILLVR; encoded by the coding sequence ATGTACGCGATCAGTATCCGCGAGCCGGGTGGTCCCGATGTCCTCCGCTGGGCGCCGAGGCCGGACCCGGAGCCCGGTCCCGGTGAGGTCGTCATCGACATCGCCGCGGCCGCGGTGAACCGGGCCGACCTGTTGCAGCGCCAGGGTTTCTACCCGCCGCCGCCCGGGGTCACCTCGGTGCTCGGGCTGGAGTGCTCGGGCCGGATCGCCAAGATCGGCAAGGGTGTCACCGGGTGGCAGGTCGGGGACGAGGTGTGCGCGCTGCTGGCCGGTGGCGGTTACGCCGAGCGCGTAAGCGTGCCCGCGGTCCAGGTGCTGCCGGTGCCCAAGGGCGTCGACCTGGTCACCGCCGCCGGGCTGCCCGAGGTCACCTGCACGGTGTGGTCGAACGTGGTCATGCTCGCGGGCCTCAAGGAGGGCGAGCTCTTCCTCGCGCACGGCGGGGCGGGCGGCATCGGCACCTGCGCGATCCAGATCGGCAAGGCCCTGGGCGCGACGGTCGCGGTGACCGCCGGTACGCCGGAGGGCCTGCACGAGTGCGCGCGGCTGGGCGCCGACCTCACGGTGAACTACCGCGAGCAGGACTTCGTCGAGGTGGTCAAGCAGGCCACCGGCGGCCGGGGCGCGGACGTGGTGCTGGACAACATGGGCGCGGCCTACCTGGCGCGCAACATCGACGTGCTGGCGGCGGGCGGTCGGCTCGTCGTGATCGGCATGCAGGGCGGCCGCAAGGCCGAGCTGGACCTCAGCAAGCTGCTGGCCAAGCGCGCGAGCGTGGCCGCGACCGGCCTGCGCGGGCGTCCGGTGGACGGGCCGGGCAGCAAGGCCGAGGTGGTCGCGGACGTGCGCGCGAGGCTGTGGCCGCTGGTCGAGCAGGGCAAGGTCACCGTGGTCGAGCACGCGCGCGTGCCGATGCAGGAGGCGGGCAAGGCGCACGAGATGCTCGAGGCGGGCGGTGTGGTGGGCAAGATCCTGCTGGTCCGCTGA
- a CDS encoding class I SAM-dependent methyltransferase, with product MNDSLARAVADLAAWQKLSPLLTEYLPFTSAALRPTGLIAVLDEVMIGNRTVLLECGSGSSTIVVARMLGRRGFGHLLSIEHDERWAAFVNTQLRREGLHQVARSVHMPLGQHPSAVGSLDWYSPVLVHREVTSYVDRFGLVDLLLVDGPPSADQGRSLARYPAVPVLRWALAPGATIMLDDVDRPGELTVLTRWQEEYGLRGRTDPSGTRLAIGSLPT from the coding sequence TTGAACGACTCGCTGGCCCGCGCGGTCGCCGATCTCGCCGCGTGGCAGAAGCTGTCGCCCCTGCTCACCGAATACCTGCCGTTCACCTCGGCCGCGCTGCGCCCCACCGGGCTCATCGCGGTGCTGGACGAGGTGATGATCGGCAACCGCACGGTGCTGCTGGAGTGCGGCAGCGGTTCCTCCACGATCGTGGTGGCCCGCATGCTCGGCCGCCGCGGCTTCGGCCACCTGCTCTCGATCGAGCACGACGAGCGCTGGGCCGCGTTCGTGAACACCCAGCTGCGCCGGGAGGGCCTGCACCAGGTGGCCCGGTCGGTGCACATGCCGCTGGGCCAGCACCCGTCCGCGGTCGGCTCCCTGGACTGGTACTCGCCGGTGCTGGTGCACCGGGAAGTGACGTCCTATGTGGACCGCTTCGGCCTGGTCGACCTGCTGCTGGTGGACGGCCCGCCGAGCGCGGACCAGGGCCGCTCGCTGGCCCGGTACCCGGCGGTCCCGGTGCTGCGCTGGGCCCTGGCGCCCGGGGCGACGATCATGCTGGACGACGTGGACCGGCCCGGTGAGCTGACCGTGCTCACCCGCTGGCAGGAGGAGTACGGCCTGCGTGGCCGCACCGACCCGTCCGGCACCAGGCTGGCGATCGGCAGCCTGCCGACCTGA
- a CDS encoding cysteine desulfurase-like protein — protein MAYDVARVRGLFPALGDGWVHLDSPAGMQVPEQVATAVSTALRAPVSGPGGIFPASQRAEAIVDAARRSVADLVGCDPAGVVLGPSAPALLQRLADALGEGWMLGDEVVVSRLDHPGNVSPWVRAAQRAGGSVRWGEIDIETCELPAWQYDGVITGSTKAVAITAASGAVGTRPDVRHVAQVARKHGALVVVDATSAAPFVPLDVLSMGADVVAVSASAWGGPPVGALAFRDASLLDRLPSAALEHGARGPERLELGPHAYPLLAGLVASVDYLAGLDDAAIGPRRERLLTSLGSVKAYQAGLLANLINELRAMRHVMVIGDAMRRIPSLAFTITGAKAWEAVEHLAERGVCAFHDSGHNGVFAALGVGEVGGAIRVGLAHYTNAAEVDQLVRAVAELR, from the coding sequence ATGGCGTACGACGTCGCTCGGGTACGGGGCTTGTTCCCCGCGCTGGGCGACGGGTGGGTCCACCTCGATTCACCAGCGGGTATGCAGGTACCCGAACAGGTGGCGACCGCGGTCTCGACCGCGTTGCGTGCTCCGGTTTCCGGGCCTGGCGGAATATTTCCCGCCTCCCAGCGAGCAGAGGCGATCGTGGACGCGGCCCGTCGTTCGGTCGCTGACCTCGTGGGGTGCGATCCGGCTGGTGTGGTCCTCGGACCCAGCGCACCGGCGCTCCTCCAACGCCTCGCCGACGCGCTCGGCGAGGGCTGGATGCTGGGGGACGAAGTGGTCGTCTCCCGCCTCGACCACCCCGGCAACGTGTCACCCTGGGTACGCGCCGCACAGCGCGCCGGGGGCAGCGTGCGCTGGGGCGAGATCGACATCGAGACCTGCGAGCTGCCCGCGTGGCAGTACGACGGAGTGATCACCGGCAGCACCAAGGCGGTCGCCATCACCGCGGCCTCCGGCGCCGTCGGCACCCGCCCGGACGTCCGGCACGTCGCCCAGGTCGCCCGCAAGCACGGTGCGCTCGTGGTCGTCGACGCCACCTCCGCCGCCCCGTTCGTGCCCCTGGACGTGCTGTCCATGGGCGCCGACGTGGTCGCGGTGTCCGCCTCCGCCTGGGGCGGACCGCCGGTCGGCGCGCTCGCCTTCCGCGACGCCAGCCTGCTCGACCGCCTGCCCTCGGCCGCCCTGGAACACGGTGCGCGCGGGCCGGAGCGCCTGGAGCTCGGCCCGCACGCCTACCCGCTGCTCGCCGGTCTGGTCGCGTCCGTGGACTACCTCGCGGGCCTGGACGACGCGGCGATCGGCCCGCGCCGCGAACGCCTGCTCACCTCGCTCGGTTCGGTGAAGGCCTACCAGGCGGGCCTGCTGGCCAACCTGATCAACGAGCTGCGCGCGATGCGGCACGTCATGGTCATCGGCGATGCCATGCGCCGCATCCCGTCCCTGGCCTTCACCATCACCGGCGCGAAGGCGTGGGAGGCGGTGGAACACCTGGCCGAACGAGGGGTGTGCGCCTTCCACGACTCCGGGCACAATGGCGTTTTCGCCGCGCTGGGCGTCGGTGAGGTCGGCGGTGCGATCCGCGTCGGCCTCGCCCACTACACCAACGCGGCCGAGGTGGACCAGCTCGTCCGCGCGGTCGCCGAGCTGCGCTGA
- a CDS encoding bacterial proteasome activator family protein, producing the protein MSQPNDNEQQVVVIGPDGTPIGAALPLGNLVTEGDGEHVGNDVSDMVEQPAKVMRIGTMIKQLLEEVRAAPLDEASRNRLREIHKSSIRELEQGLAPELRDELERLSLPFNDDSTPSDAELRIAQAQLVGWLEGLFHGIQTALFAQQMAARVQLEQMRRGALPPGKGGEEGPHLGGGGQYL; encoded by the coding sequence ATGAGTCAGCCCAACGACAACGAGCAGCAGGTCGTGGTCATCGGTCCGGACGGCACCCCCATCGGGGCGGCCCTGCCGCTCGGCAACCTCGTCACCGAGGGTGATGGGGAGCACGTCGGCAACGATGTGAGTGACATGGTCGAGCAACCGGCCAAGGTCATGCGCATCGGTACGATGATCAAGCAGCTGCTCGAGGAGGTGCGGGCGGCGCCGCTGGACGAGGCGAGCCGCAACCGCCTGCGCGAGATCCACAAGTCCTCGATCCGCGAGCTGGAGCAGGGCCTGGCCCCCGAGCTGCGCGACGAGCTGGAGCGGCTGTCCCTGCCGTTCAACGACGACTCCACCCCGTCCGACGCCGAGCTGCGCATCGCGCAGGCCCAGCTCGTCGGCTGGCTGGAGGGGCTCTTCCACGGCATCCAGACCGCGCTGTTCGCCCAGCAGATGGCCGCGCGTGTGCAGCTGGAGCAGATGCGCCGCGGCGCGCTGCCACCCGGCAAGGGCGGTGAGGAGGGCCCGCACCTCGGCGGTGGCGGGCAGTACCTCTAG